The Cylindrospermum stagnale PCC 7417 genome segment GTTCATTCGTCATTGACCAACGATCCTGACTGAACTGCGTTCAATTTCGTCTGTTGGTCAATTCCTCACTCACGCGCATTCATCCCACACTCATTCGAGTGAGATGTGGGACTTCTGCTGTTTCTGTTAAATCACTGGGTTACTTTGGAGTATGGGGAATTATCTTGGCTGAATCTGGCTTGTTGATTGGTTTTTTTCTACCTGGGGATAGTTTATTGTTCACAGCGGGATTTCTCGCATCTCTGCCGAAATCAGAGCTTAACATCTGGGTGCTGATTTTTGGTGCTTTTGTATGTGCTGTGCTTGGTGATAATGTTGGCTATGCTACAGGACATAAATTTGGTCGATTCCCCAATTCCCGCCTAGGCAGGACTCGGAAACCAGGAGAAAGTGCCAGAATAAATGTTGCAGACCAAAGCGTCAAGGCACGGTGATGATGTCACTTAACACCAACCTCTACCTGTTATTGGAAAACCTTGTATTTTTTGCGCTGGCTACATCTTTGATTGTAGTTTTGGGCTGGGCCTGGAGAGACGCTAAACCATTCAGCCTTCCTGAACCGCTACCGGGGTGGTTTAAAATCTGGATTGGTTCGGTGCAGGCGCTAGGAATGCTGTTGCCGCTGCTGGTAATGTTATTGTGGGGCCTGTGGTGGGGCTACACTCCGGTGTTAGCCGTGCTTGGTTGGTATCTTGTGATGCTAGGGTTGCAAATCTTATCAGAGATTCTGGCATTGAGGCAGTATCACAGCGTAGTTTGGGTGATGGTTCCTTATGTATATCTGCCTTACCGCTTCTGGCAGTTATATGAGGGTTGGACGCTGTTGGGTTCAGAAACCAATTTACTCTGGGTACGGAATTTATTGATTTTGGAATTGGTAGTCTGGATTGTGAACTATGCCTTAGATGTGTCGCAATTGCCCAGGCTGTTGCGTTGGGAAGTGAAATCAAACGCTGATAGCAGTATCACTTAACGTTTCAGAAACTCTGCAAAAGCTGATAACGTCAGACAAAGGAAAATATATATTTGTGGATGTTAAAGCTTGAAAACGCGTTCTAATTATTGGCAACTGCTACCTTATATTCGACCCCAGTGGTCAACCATCGCTAAGGGTTTAATTGGGATCTTTGGATATGTGCTGGCGACATTAACCCTAATTAATCTTGCGGGTAAATTGGCGATTCCCTTTGGAGAGGGTAATATCATTGCGATCGCGCAATTGACGGGAATTTGTGCCTTGGTATTTCTGGTACGCGGCTTTTTTCAGTCTGTGCAAGATTTATACATGGCGAGGGCGGCTTTAAGAATTGCCTTTAATCTCCGCCAGCAAGTCTACGCCCATTTGCAAAAGCTGAATCTCAGCTATTTTGAAACCGCCAAAGCAGGTGATTTATCTTACCGGCTCACGGAAGATATTGACCGTGTGGGGGAAGTGGTAAATAAACTCTTTCACGATTTTACCCCCTGCGCTTTACAGTTGGTGGCAATTCCCATCTACATGATTTACCTGAATTGGCAACTCACACTAGCCACGGTGATTGTGGCCCCGCTGATGGGGATTTTAATTGGCTGGTTTGGTGAACGGTTGCAAAAATATTCCCGTCGCAGTCAAAATCGGGTGTCGGATTTATCGGCTATCCTCACGGAAGTTTTCAATGGTATCCGTTTGGTACAAGCTTTTGCGGCGGAAAACTACGAAATCGCCCGATTTAGCCAAGAAGCAGAACGCAGTCTCAGTGCGAAATACTCAGCGGAACGACTGAAGGCGATTCAGATTCCCATAGTCGGATTTTTGGAAGCTTTGAGTGCGTTATCGTTGCTGATGGTGGGAACCTGGCAAATTTCTCAACGAAATTTGACAGTGGCGGAGTTTTTTAGTTACCTGACTGCGGCGGCGTTGTTAATTGATCCGATTGGTCACACTACTAACAACTACAACGAGTTTAAGCAAGGTGAGGCATCGGTTGACCGCGTTTTTGAGTTGATGGCGATTCAACCGACAGTTGCAGAAAAACCACAGGCGATCGCACTTCCCCCAGTCAGCGGTAAGGTAGAATATCGCCATGTCAGCTTTGCCTACAAACCCGGTGAGCCTGTAATCCAGGATATCAGCTTGTTAGTTATGCCTGGGGAAGCGATCGCACTTGTGGGGGCTTCTGGTGCTGGTAAAACCACCTTTGTGAATCTGTTACCCCGTTTTTACGATCCGGAAGTTGGGCAAATCTTGATTGATGGCGTTGATATTCGGGATGTGACTTTGCATAGTCTGCGGCGACAAATTGGCATAGTTCCCCAAGAAACCATCATGTTTTCGGGGACGATTGCCCAAAATATCGCTTTTGGACAAGATTATTTTGATCTGTCAGCAGTTGAGAATGCGGCTAAAATTGCGAATGCCCATCAATTTATTATGCAGCTACCAGAAGGTTATCAGACCTGGGTGGGTGAGCGTGGGGTAAATTTATCTGGTGGACAAAGACAAAGAATTGCGATCGCACGTGCTGTGTTACTCAACCCGCAAATCTTGATTTTGGATGAAGCGACATCGGCGTTAGATTCTGAGTCGGAAGCTCTGGTGCAGGAAGCATTGGAGAGATTGATGCAAAAACGCACTGTTTTGATTATAGCGCATCGATTATCAACGGTGAGAAAGTGCGATCGCATTTTGGTTTTGGAACAAGGGCAAATTGTGGAATCAGGAACTCATGCGGAATTATTAGCCCTTAAGCGTCGCTATGCCAGATTTTACGCCCAGCAATTTAGTTAACAGGACTTCTGCGAAATCTTGAAGAAACAAACCGCAAAGAACCCAAAGGAAGAAAACTAAGAAGAGAGTTTTTGCGTAAGTCCTAGTACAGGTTGGCTCGACGGGAAGACAAATATAGTCAGGTTAAAAATCGTTTCGGCGGACGTATTAAGGCATCAGGGTGTGGCTAGTAGCGCTTTCTTGGAATGAAAAATTAGCAACTAAAAAATTTATTTCTACTCTATAAAAAGAAAAAATAACTATAACGATTTTTGCTTGGATGGAATACGCGTTGGGTACACAGCAATGCTGTGTCCCTACGAATAATCTGTATTGCACACAATTCATCAACCCAATTCTGGAATGCAAAAAGGAGCATCTGAGAGAATTTGCCCGATGCTTAACGTAGTTGGTAGAGTCTCTATTCAGGTGTTTAGCTTAATCAAAAAGAAGCCCCACATCTGACCCGAAGGGCAGTGTGGGATGAATTTTTGGGCGATGACGAATTGACCCACAACCAAATAAATCTGTAGGATTGACAGGACAGTGGCTCGATGAGGAATCGCCATTTTTGACGTTAAGCGAATCGATAAAATCCTAAATTACATTGGTCATAGTTTTATCCTGTTGAGCCGAATATAAACGCAGTTTATTTAATCTACGCTCGGATATTGTCAGATTCAATGATTTGTTTTTCATAAATACTTGTACGTTTATGCTATCGTTTGTATAGGTCGAAATCAAGGACAAAAAGTGAAAATCTCATATCAGTACAAAATTAAACCAACTAAAGAACAGGCGGAAAAAATTAATAAAACACTGGAAATGTTGCGTTGTCAATATAACTACTTGTTGGCTCAAAGATTGGACTGGTATGAGATGAATCGTAGTCCTATTGATAGATGTCCATTAATTTGCCATCTGCCCGAATTAAAAGAACAGCCTAACTATTACAATCAAAAAGCATCTCTAGTTCAACTCAAATTAGATAGACCTTGGTACAAAGATATTCACTCTCAGGTACTTCAAGAAGTTCCTAAGAAAGTTGAATTAGCTTTTGATAGATGGTTAAAAGGTGACGTTAATGGCAAGAAATCAGGTAGACCTAGATTCAAGGGTCAAGGACAATACAAAACTTTTACTTATACCCAATTTAAAAGACATCATTTTGTTAACAACAAAATCACGCTATCAAAAATTGGAGATATCAAGGTAATTGTTCATCGCCCAATACCCGTTGGTGAAGCCTGCCCGAAGGGCTTAGGATTTGAGATCAAAACTGTATCTGTCACCAAAAAAGCGGATGGTTACTACATCACTCTCAGCCTTGATGACAAATCAGTTCCTATCGTTAAGCCTGACTTTAATCCTGACAATATTGTTGGCATTGATCTTGGCTTAATTGATTTCTATGTAGCTTCTGATGATTCTAGAATCAAAGCACCTAAATATCTACGCAAAGCTGAACGCTTGCTTAAATCATTGCAGCGTCTGGTATCAAGGCGGAAAAAAGGTTCTAACAGACGCAAAAAAGCTCTTAAAAAATTGGGTAAACAGCATAAAAAAGTGGCTGATACTCGTAAAGATTTCCACTTTAAAACAGCTAAATTACTACTCGATAAGTATGATGTTATAGCTGTGGAAAAATTGAATATCAAAGGACTCGTTAAAACTAAATTAGCTAAAAGTATTAATGATGCTGGTTGGAGTCAGTTTTTAACCATACTTTCAAACAAAGCCGCGAATGCTGGTTTAAAAGTAATCGCTGTAAATCCGAACGGTACTAGCCTTGAATGCTCTAATTGTGGTTCCAAGGTAATAAAGCCGCTATCCCAAAGAATGCACAATTGTCCAGTTTGTCATACAAGTTTGTGCAGGGATCTAAATGCGGCTATCAATATCAAGAACCGTGGGACGCACGGTCTTAAAGCTCAATCAATGTCCGGATTAGGAGTCGTTGAGAAGCCCACACTCACCTGCAAGGGAGTGTGTGGAGTACGTCACTCAAAACAGATAAAGAATGACTAATAAGCAGACCTAGATAACCAATAAATAGTTACACCCAAAGCCGACCCAGCTATTACCTGAACAGGTGTATGTCCGAGTAATTCCTTGAGGCGGTCTTGGCTAAATTCATGCTTTTCATCAAATAGTTCATCAATCATTTGATTGAGAATACGCGCTTGTTTACCGGCGGCTTGACGAACTCCTGCGGCGTCGTACATGACGATGATGGCAAAAACTGTAGCTAGAGCAAAGTCAGGAGATGCCCAACCAATAGTTTGCCCGACACCAGCTGCAAGAGCTGTCACCAAAGCTGAGTGGGCGCTGGGCATACCGCCAGTGGTGACTAAAACACGTACATTCAGTTTGCGATTTTTGACTATTTCGACTACAAGTTTCAATCCTTGAGCAATGAAACAAGCTACCAGAGCAACCAGCAGAACCCGGTTGTCTAAGATGCTGCCTATGTCCTGCATGGTATTTTGGTTAGGTTAATAAATATTAGCGACGGTGTTTTTTGAGGAAACATGATGAGATGCAACCCAAAAGCCAAAATCCAAAATTGGACTAATGATTACGACTGACGATGTAATGAGCGATCGCTTGGAGAGGTAACGCTTTTTCCCCAAACGGTGCTAATTCCGCACAAGCTGCCTCAACTAGCTGTGTAGCCTTAGAGCGTGATTCCTCAATTCCCCAAAGGCTAGGATAGGTTACTTTCTTGGCTGTGAGGTCTTTACCAGCGGTTTTGCCTAATTGCTCTAAGGTAGCGGTGATATCCAAAATATCATCGATAATTTGGAATGCCAGCCCAATACTTTGAGCGTAACGAGTGAGTCGTTGGATATCTTCAGATGATGCCCCGGCTAAAAGCCCACCACAAACAACCGAAGCTTCTAATAGGGCGGCTGTTTTGTGATTATGAATGAAATTCAGGGTTTCTAGAGAAATATCTAACTTACCTTCTGAATCCAAATCCACCACTTGACCGCCAACTAAACCAGCAGCCCCCAGCGCTTTGCCTAAGCGGGCAATTACCTGTAATACTCGCTCATGTGGCACATTTGCAGGGGTTTGTGTGGCTGGAAACTCAAAAGCTAAAGCCAACAAACCATCTCCAGCCAAAATTGCAATATTTTCGCCATAGACCTTGTGATTCGTGAGTTTGCCGCGACGGTAATCATCGTTATCCATTGCTGGCAGGTCGTCGTGAATCAAGGACATAGTGTGGATCATCTCTAAGGCGCAAGCTGTCGGCATGGCCATATCGATTGTGCCGCCCATCATTTCACAGGCAGCAAGGCAGAGAATGGGGCGTATCCGCTTGCCTCCTGCTAATAGCGAGTAGCGCATTGATTCGTAAATCTTTTCTGGATAAACGACGGGAATCGATTGATCCAAAGCAGTGTTACAAAGCTTTTGTCGCTCTTTGAGATAGGCGGCGAGGTTTAACTTGGCTTCCTCTGGTGTTTTTTGAAGATTGTCCGTTGCTACCATGCTTAAATTCCTGAAACTTTTGGTTTTTTTTGCATATAAGTCACAATTTTACGGTGTCCTGGTTCGGAAAGATTCGCCGAAGAATGAGGAACGAAGTTCGATGGCAATTCATCAAAGATCAAGCCTCACGCTTTTGTCGCCCGCAAATAGCTAGAGACTGTATTTTGCAACAACATGGCGACAGTCATCGGGCCAACGCCGCCAGGAACTGGGGTGAGAAATTCTGCCACACCAGCGGTTGCTTCCAAATGGACATCGCCGACTAAACGACTTTTGCCATTGGCGTCAGTGACGCGATTCATTCCCACATCTACCACAACAGCACCTGGTTTCACCATATCAGCAGTAATCAGTCCCGGAAGACCTGCTGCTGCAATTAGAATATCAGCATTCTGGGTGATGGCTTTCAAGTTGTGCGATCGCGAGTGAGCAATGGTAACGGTAGCATCTGCCTCCAATAACATCAACGCCATTGGTTTACCCACTAAAATACTGCGTCCCACCACTACTGCCTGTTTTCCTGCCAGAGGAATTTTATATTCTGCCAACAGCCGCATCACACCAGCCGGGGTGCAACTGCGTAAACCCGCCTCTCCCCGGACTAATCGCCCCAAGTTAACCGGGTGCAGTCCATCGGCGTCTTTGTCGGGGTGAATTTGATGTAAGAGGGTGACAGCGTCTAAGTGCTTTGGCAAAGGTAACTGTACCAAAATGCCATCTACTCGTGGGTCGTGGTTAAGTGCCGCAATCACATCCTCTAGTTCCCCAAGGCTGGTATTGGTGGGAAAATGCTTGCCAAAAGAGGCAATACCCACTTTAGCGCAGGCTTTTTCCTTATTGCCTACATAAGCGGCTGAAGCTGGGTTGTCGCCAACCATCAGCACGGCTAAACCAGGGGGCCGGCCAATTTTGGGTTGTGATTCTGTAATGACAACAGTCAGTTGATGATAAATTTTTTCGGCTAACGCTTTACCATCAAGTAGTTTGGCAGTTTGTCTTTCCATGAGAACTTCCAGCTATATTCGCTTTTAGTCGTTTCCCCAGTCTAGAGTCAAAATATTTAACTCTTAAACCTTGAGAGTTGACTGTGATCGCCTTGCCCTTTGTTGCCGTAGCGTCTCTCAAACAGCAAGACCATATTGTTTATCTTCTCAGATCAGCGGTGTCAACTTAAGGATAAAGAATAAAAGGATCAAGACAAAACCTTTTTTTGGACAGCACAACATAGTATGGATGGGAACTGACTTGAGAAAACTGGCGACAAGGCAAGCAATCATGCGAAAATTTGCTCAACCTGTAGCTTTTATGGAGCTAGCGTTAAATTTCTCCCTCCTGTCCTTGGGGATGCCGAGGATTGTACCCTACCGCCTGGGATTGACCTTTTTGCTGGTAGGGGGACTTTGTAGTTGTGGTAAATTAACACCCTCTGGCTTAAGTGGCAATAAACCGATAATTGGCGCTAACATCACCCCAATTCGGGAAATTAAACCACAACAAAACAATCAGGCTACAGTTTATATCCAAGGTACGGTGTCTAAGCAAGCTCCCCTGATCAAGCAGCGGGTGTATCAAATCAATGACACAACTGGCAAAATCTGGGTAGTCACCAATCAAACTAATCTCCAAGAGGGACAGCAGGTGGTGTTTAGGGGTAAAGTTCGCTATAGGAGTATCCCTTTAGCTGGCAAAGAGTTTGGGGAAGTTTACTTAGAGGAAGAGTAATTTATGAATGATCAATTTGTGCATGTAGCGATCGCTATTCTCTACCAAGAAAACAAGTTTCTCATGCAGCTGCGAGACAACATCCCCGGTATTGCCTATCCAGGTTGCTGGGGACTGTTTGGTGGTCACATCGAAACGGGTGAAACCCCAAATGTCGCACTCAAGCGGGAACTGATCGAAGAAATCGGCTACGATTTACCGTCGTTTTCCGAATTTGGCATTTATCCTGATGAAAAAGTTGTCCGTCATGTTTTTCAAGCACCACTTTTGGTGGAATTAAATCAACTGGTGCTGAGTGAAGGTTGGGATTTGGGGTTATTGACGCCAGAAGATATTCGCCGGGGTGGCGGTTATTCAGCTATTGCTGGTGAAGTGCGACCATTGGGGTTAACACATCAGCAAATTATGCTGGATTTTATCGAAAAAAATCATCAATCATCAGTGGTGAGTTAGTGACAGAAAACAGAAAATCTTTGAGCATTTTTTGGATTTTGCCATCTTCCTCGAAGCATATCTTTTACAGCATCGCTCTTTAGGCGGGGTTTCGCCATCGCTCAACCCAACCTACAATTATGATGATTGCTTTCAATGGGTTTGCCTACTTGCAGCCCTATTTCCTGACTAGCAATCAGCTTTTTGATTAATTCAGCACCCAGTCACAATCAACTAATAACTATAGTGGAGTCACCATCATGCAATCAGCAAACAAACTACCACGATGGTTAAATATCGGATTGGCATTCCCCGTAGCCATTCTCAACGGTTGGCTACTACTCCAGCTTGTGCAGTACTTTCAACCCCAGGTAAGCATTTGTGCCGCTGCCGTCCTCCTCGCTTTTGTCTTGAACTACCCCATCCAGTTTCTCCAAGGACGTGGGGTGCAGCGTAATCTAGCAATTGGCGGAGTTTTGCTGTCGGCTGTGGTAATTTTAGCGGCTGTCGGCATCACCTTGGTTCCCCTGATTATAGAACAGCTCAACGAGCTAGCTAACATTTTACCGAGTTGGATTGAATCTGGTTCCCAACAACTCGATGCTTTCCAAATTTGGGCGGCGAAACAACAGCTACCGGTGAATTTAAGCGGTTTAGTCACTCAAGTTTTAGACCGGTTATCTAGTCAATTTCAGTCTTTTACTGGTAAAATACTTAGTTTTGCTTTCGATACCATCGGTGTTGTCGTCAACGTGCTGCTGGCGGTGGTTCTGACGATTTATTTGGTATTAAATGGCGATCGCTTGTGGGATGGAATTTATCAATGGTTTCCCACGCATATCGGCACAAAAGTCCGGCAATTACTGCGAGAAGACTTTCATAATTATTTCATCGGTCAGGCGACATTAGGCGCTGTGTTGGGAGTAACAATTATACTGGCGTTTTTGGCGCTGCGAGTTCCCTTAGCACTACTTTTTGGGATTGGGATTGGCTTATTCTCGCTGTTTCCCTTCGGTACGGGGATAGGAATTGCCATTGTGAGTCTGTTGGTATCATTACAAAACTTTTGGTTAGGTGTAGAAGTTTTAGGCGTAGCGGTAGCAATTGACCAAATAAATTCTAATATCATTGCACCACGACTTCTAGGAAATTTGACTGGTTTAAATCCTGTTTGGGTA includes the following:
- a CDS encoding DedA family protein, with product MVNSSLTRIHPTLIRVRCGTSAVSVKSLGYFGVWGIILAESGLLIGFFLPGDSLLFTAGFLASLPKSELNIWVLIFGAFVCAVLGDNVGYATGHKFGRFPNSRLGRTRKPGESARINVADQSVKAR
- a CDS encoding ABC transporter ATP-binding protein — protein: MKTRSNYWQLLPYIRPQWSTIAKGLIGIFGYVLATLTLINLAGKLAIPFGEGNIIAIAQLTGICALVFLVRGFFQSVQDLYMARAALRIAFNLRQQVYAHLQKLNLSYFETAKAGDLSYRLTEDIDRVGEVVNKLFHDFTPCALQLVAIPIYMIYLNWQLTLATVIVAPLMGILIGWFGERLQKYSRRSQNRVSDLSAILTEVFNGIRLVQAFAAENYEIARFSQEAERSLSAKYSAERLKAIQIPIVGFLEALSALSLLMVGTWQISQRNLTVAEFFSYLTAAALLIDPIGHTTNNYNEFKQGEASVDRVFELMAIQPTVAEKPQAIALPPVSGKVEYRHVSFAYKPGEPVIQDISLLVMPGEAIALVGASGAGKTTFVNLLPRFYDPEVGQILIDGVDIRDVTLHSLRRQIGIVPQETIMFSGTIAQNIAFGQDYFDLSAVENAAKIANAHQFIMQLPEGYQTWVGERGVNLSGGQRQRIAIARAVLLNPQILILDEATSALDSESEALVQEALERLMQKRTVLIIAHRLSTVRKCDRILVLEQGQIVESGTHAELLALKRRYARFYAQQFS
- a CDS encoding RNA-guided endonuclease InsQ/TnpB family protein, with product MKISYQYKIKPTKEQAEKINKTLEMLRCQYNYLLAQRLDWYEMNRSPIDRCPLICHLPELKEQPNYYNQKASLVQLKLDRPWYKDIHSQVLQEVPKKVELAFDRWLKGDVNGKKSGRPRFKGQGQYKTFTYTQFKRHHFVNNKITLSKIGDIKVIVHRPIPVGEACPKGLGFEIKTVSVTKKADGYYITLSLDDKSVPIVKPDFNPDNIVGIDLGLIDFYVASDDSRIKAPKYLRKAERLLKSLQRLVSRRKKGSNRRKKALKKLGKQHKKVADTRKDFHFKTAKLLLDKYDVIAVEKLNIKGLVKTKLAKSINDAGWSQFLTILSNKAANAGLKVIAVNPNGTSLECSNCGSKVIKPLSQRMHNCPVCHTSLCRDLNAAINIKNRGTHGLKAQSMSGLGVVEKPTLTCKGVCGVRHSKQIKND
- a CDS encoding divergent PAP2 family protein — its product is MQDIGSILDNRVLLVALVACFIAQGLKLVVEIVKNRKLNVRVLVTTGGMPSAHSALVTALAAGVGQTIGWASPDFALATVFAIIVMYDAAGVRQAAGKQARILNQMIDELFDEKHEFSQDRLKELLGHTPVQVIAGSALGVTIYWLSRSAY
- the crtE gene encoding geranylgeranyl diphosphate synthase CrtE; translated protein: MVATDNLQKTPEEAKLNLAAYLKERQKLCNTALDQSIPVVYPEKIYESMRYSLLAGGKRIRPILCLAACEMMGGTIDMAMPTACALEMIHTMSLIHDDLPAMDNDDYRRGKLTNHKVYGENIAILAGDGLLALAFEFPATQTPANVPHERVLQVIARLGKALGAAGLVGGQVVDLDSEGKLDISLETLNFIHNHKTAALLEASVVCGGLLAGASSEDIQRLTRYAQSIGLAFQIIDDILDITATLEQLGKTAGKDLTAKKVTYPSLWGIEESRSKATQLVEAACAELAPFGEKALPLQAIAHYIVSRNH
- the folD gene encoding bifunctional methylenetetrahydrofolate dehydrogenase/methenyltetrahydrofolate cyclohydrolase FolD, with the translated sequence MERQTAKLLDGKALAEKIYHQLTVVITESQPKIGRPPGLAVLMVGDNPASAAYVGNKEKACAKVGIASFGKHFPTNTSLGELEDVIAALNHDPRVDGILVQLPLPKHLDAVTLLHQIHPDKDADGLHPVNLGRLVRGEAGLRSCTPAGVMRLLAEYKIPLAGKQAVVVGRSILVGKPMALMLLEADATVTIAHSRSHNLKAITQNADILIAAAGLPGLITADMVKPGAVVVDVGMNRVTDANGKSRLVGDVHLEATAGVAEFLTPVPGGVGPMTVAMLLQNTVSSYLRATKA
- a CDS encoding NUDIX hydrolase, giving the protein MNDQFVHVAIAILYQENKFLMQLRDNIPGIAYPGCWGLFGGHIETGETPNVALKRELIEEIGYDLPSFSEFGIYPDEKVVRHVFQAPLLVELNQLVLSEGWDLGLLTPEDIRRGGGYSAIAGEVRPLGLTHQQIMLDFIEKNHQSSVVS
- a CDS encoding AI-2E family transporter, translating into MLNGWLLLQLVQYFQPQVSICAAAVLLAFVLNYPIQFLQGRGVQRNLAIGGVLLSAVVILAAVGITLVPLIIEQLNELANILPSWIESGSQQLDAFQIWAAKQQLPVNLSGLVTQVLDRLSSQFQSFTGKILSFAFDTIGVVVNVLLAVVLTIYLVLNGDRLWDGIYQWFPTHIGTKVRQLLREDFHNYFIGQATLGAVLGVTIILAFLALRVPLALLFGIGIGLFSLFPFGTGIGIAIVSLLVSLQNFWLGVEVLGVAVAIDQINSNIIAPRLLGNLTGLNPVWVVISLLIGAKLGGVLGLLIAIPIASFIKDVTDAWRAGEFNQESESIKVASEVEGLSLNAEVR